A single genomic interval of Anopheles marshallii chromosome 2, idAnoMarsDA_429_01, whole genome shotgun sequence harbors:
- the LOC128719089 gene encoding uncharacterized protein LOC128719089 gives MRSFTVVAVLALSFCYVHAADEPATKEAAVAAEGGKTYKRLIPADVLRDFPGMCFASTKCATFEPGQSWELTPFCGRSTCVLSDDAQPRLLELVEDCGPLPLANDKCKLDTEKTNKTAPFPSCCPSFTCEPGAKLEYPEVKTTPEAASEQPAKN, from the exons ATGCGTTCGTTCACCGTTGTTGCCGTGCTGGCGCTCAGCTTCTGCTACGTCCACGCTGCCGATGAGCCCGCCACGAAGGAGGCAGCCGTCGCCGCCGAGGGCGGCAAGACCTACAAGCGACTCATCCCAGCGGACGTGCTGCGAG ATTTCCCCGGTATGTGCTTTGCCTCGACCAAGTGTGCCACGTTCGAGCCGGGCCAGTCCTGGGAACTGACACCGTTCTGTGGTCGCTCTACTTGCGTGCTGTCCGATGACGCTCAGCCACG CCTGCTCGAGCTGGTTGAGGACTGTGGACCGCTGCCACTCGCCAACGATAAGTGCAAGCTGGACACCGAGAAGACCAACAAAACGGCTCCCTTCCCGTCCTGCTGTCCGTCGTTCACCTGCGAGCCGGGCGCGAAGCTGGAGTACCCGGAGGTGAAGACTACCCCAGAAGCGGCCTCGGAGCAGCCAGCCAAGAACTAA
- the LOC128709378 gene encoding glycerol-3-phosphate acyltransferase 3, with protein MGGLQAAWSIMSMVTLTPFFAFLFSIVFMASIGKSFGVRRLYVNLLVKIFEFGRQNIESVRKQQFANITKSDVEDDDTPTGDSLSTEAVDTGSIKTNGTIPNGGNHLYMNGRDTSSNIANGGNTVISRAESLILSPEVIDDTRSKSTEPTDEGTVRENGDDGDEDTKSDGTDGEHEAAGFKLSNCLDYVKSGMEAIIEDQVTSRFLAEELKNWNLLTRTNRQYEFISWRLTVIWMIGFLIRYFILMPMRVLICFIGVVYCVIGFAFVGILPTFRLRRTMNEIVFKHTFRMITRSISGVVRFHHPEYKPKNCGFCVANHTTPIDIAILSTDCTYSLIGQRHGGFLGVLQRALARASPHIWFERAEAKDRILVAKRLKEHVTDPNNPPILIFPEGTCINNTSVMQFKKGSFEVGGVIYPVAIKYDPRFGDAFWNSSRYSMMQYLFLMMTSWAIVCDVWYLPPMERNEGESAIDFANRVKRVIADQGGLVDLVWDGQLKRSKPKKEWKEKQQEKFSKLLKGE; from the exons ATGGGTGGATTGCAGGCGGCTTGGTCCATCATGTCGATGGTGACGCTGACACCGTTCTTCGCCTTTCTGTTTTCCATCGTGTTTATGGCATCGATCGGAAAATCGTTCGGTGTGAGGCGACTGTACGTGAATCTTTTGGTGAAAATCTTCGAG TTCGGTCGACAAAACATTGAATCAGTGCGGAAACAGCAATTCGCTAACATTACAAAATCCGATGTCGAAGATGATGACACACCCACTGGTGACAGTCTTAGCACCGAAGCAGTCGATACGGGcagcataaaaacaaacggcaCAATACCCAATGGTGGAAACCATCTGTACATGAACGGGCGCGATACATCGTCAAACATAGCGAACGGTGGCAACACCGTCATTAGTAGGGCAGAATCGCTTATCCTATCGCCGGAAGTTATTGATGATACGCGAAGTAAAAGTACCGAGCCGACCGATGAAGGAACCGTGCGGGAAAATGGTGACGATGGTGACGAGGACACCAAATCGGACGGTACGGACGGTGAGCATGAGGCGGCCGGTTTCAAGCTGTCGAATTGTCTCGACTACGTAAAGTCGGGTATGGAAGCGATCATCGAGGATCAGGTGACGAGCCGGTTTTTGGCGGAAGAGCTAAAGAATTGGAACTTGCTAACGCGTACTAACCGGCAGTATGAGTTCATCAGCTGGCGGTTAACCGTGATATGGATGATCGGTTTTTTGATACGATACTTTATTCTGATGCCAATGCGGGTGCTTATCTGCTTTATTGGG GTGGTCTACTGTGTGATTGGCTTCGCGTTCGTGGGCATTCTTCCGACGTTCCGGTTGCGCCGTACCATGAATGAGATCGTGTTCAAGCACACGTTCCGTATGATTACCCGTTCGATATCTGGGGTTGTACGGTTCCACCACCCGGAGTACAAACCGAAAAACTGTGGCTTCTGTGTGGCCAATCACACGACACCGATTGACATTGCAATCCTGTCCACCGATTGTACCTATTCCCTG ATTGGTCAGCGTCATGGAGGATTTCTTGGAGTGCTTCAACGTGCATTGGCCCGAGCCTCACCGCACATCTGGTTCGAGCGTGCCGAAGCAAAAGATCGGATATTGGTAGCAAAAAG ATTGAAGGAACACGTGACAGATCCCAACAATCCACCGATTCTGATTTTCCCCGAGGGCACTTGTATCAACAACACTTCCGTGATGCAGTTCAAGAAGGGTAGCTTTGAAGTTGGTGGTGTTATCTATCCAGTGGCCATCAA ATATGATCCACGCTTTGGTGATGCTTTCTGGAACAGTTCGCGATACTCGATGATGCAGTATCTTTTCCTCATGATGACCTCATgggcgatcgtgtgcgatgtATGGTATCTGCCACCGATGGAACGCAACGAAGGTGAATCAGCGATCGATTTCGCGAATCGCGTCAAGCGTGTCATCGCCGATCAGGGTGGTTTAGTCGATCTCGTCTGGGATGGACAGTTGAAACGCTCGAAACCAAAGAAGGAGTGGAAGGAAAAGCAGCAGGAGAAGTTTAGCAAGCTGCTCAAAGGCGAATGA